The following are encoded in a window of Mustelus asterias chromosome 11, sMusAst1.hap1.1, whole genome shotgun sequence genomic DNA:
- the LOC144500277 gene encoding galactoside alpha-(1,2)-fucosyltransferase 2-like yields the protein MEYLIILNGLLQELGINGHSWIQSDAGSVTLVFITYSYQIRYYNKSAQNLPFFKNATKTQKSETAKDSERVKISSKGFWSMNSIGRLGNQMGEYATLYALAKLNGHQAYILPAMANYLSPVFKITLPTLHDSVRHRIHWKGYGLNDWMEDQYRSIPEDYVMFSGYPCSWTFYHHIREEILREFTFHDFIKDQANAFLRHIGGERKNVTYVGVHVRRGDYIHVMPNIWKGVIADKKYLDTAMAYFRNKYKNVIFAVTSNGMDWCKQNINNSKGDVFFSDDPKQSSPANDFAILAHCNHTIMTIGTFGYWAGYLAGGETIYLTNFTLPESPFLKVFKYETAFLPQWIGIPADLSPLLAKNNSS from the exons ATGGAGTATCTAATCATTCTGAATGGTCTGCTTCAGGAACTTGGTATCAACGGGCATTCCTGGATCCAGTCAGACGCAGG TTCAGTAACACTAGTTTTCATAACCTACAGCTATCAGATCAGATATTATAACAAAAGTGCCCAAaatctgcccttttttaaaaatgccaccAAGACACAGAAAAGTGAAACAGCGAAAGATTCTGAAAGGGTGAAAATTTCTTCAAAGGGATTTTGGTCGATGAACTCGATTGGGCGACTTGGCAACCAGATGGGGGAGTACGCAACATTGTACGCATTGGCAAAATTGAATGGGCACCAAGCGTACATCTTGCCCGCCATGGCCAATTACCTGTCCCCAGTCTTCAAAATTACCCTCCCAACCCTCCACGACAGTGTGAGACATAGAATTCATTGGAAGGGTTATGGTCTCAATGACTGGATGGAGGATCAGTACCGCAGTATCCCAGAAGATTATGTTATGTTCTCAGGATACCCGTGTTCCTGGACCTTTTATCATCACATCCGAGAAGAAATTCTCCGTGAGTTCACCTTTCATGACTTCATCAAAGACCAGGCCAATGCATTCctgagacacattggaggggagcGAAAGAATGTGACATATGTCGGTGTGCATGTTCGAAGGGGCGATTACATACATGTCATGCCAAATATTTGGAAAGGAGTCATAGCTGATAAGAAATATTTGGACACTGCAATGGCTTACTTCCGAAATAAATACAAAAACGTCATCTTTGCAGTGACGAGTAACGGGATGGATTGGTGTAAACAGAACATCAACAATTCCAAAGGAGATGTTTTCTTTTCAGATGATCCAAAGCAATCCAGTCCGGCTAATGACTTTGCTATCCTTGCTCATTGTAACCACACCATAATGACAATAGGGACATTTGGTTATTGGGCTGGTTACCTGGCAGGTGGGGAGACAATTTACCTCACAAACTTCACTCTGCCAGAATCGCCCTTTCTAAAGGTATTTAAGTACGAAACAGCTTTCTTACCTCAGTGGATTGGAATTCCTGCTGACCTCTCACCTCTTCTGGCCAAAAATAATTCAAGTTAG